The window TGTGGAAGGCGTGGGTGAAGCGGCGCCCGGTGCGCAGCCCGTTTTTCGGGTCGAGGGCTGCGAGCATCAGCGTGTCGGTGTGGATGTGCCCCTTCATGAGCGCGCCGACGTCGCCCGAGCGGGCGAGCGCCACCGCGATCCGCGCCGCCGCCGCGTCGTCCCTGGCCGAAACCACGCAGGCGCCGTGGAGCGTCCAGCCGATCCGGCGGGCGCTGTCGGCGATGGCCGCCGGATCGCCGACCAGCACCGGCTCGATGAGGCCGAGGGCGGTGGCGCGCCGCGCGCTTTCCAATGCGACCGGCGATCCCGCGGCGACCACCGCGGTGGGAACCGGCTCCAGGGCGGCGCTGCGCGCCATCAGCCGGGCCGGGCATCCGGCGGCGGTCGTCTCAAGCGTCCTTGCCATGGCGTCCGTCTTCCTTAGGGTGTGAGGGCCGGCTCGGCCGGGGCGGCGTCGATGCCCAGCGCGCGGGCCATGTCGCTTGCGGCGCGGTGCAGGACCGGCAGGCGATCGGCCACCGATTCCCGCGACAGCCGGACCTTCGGCGCCTGCACCGCCAGGGCGGCGACCATCCGTCCCGCGCCGTCGCGGATCGGCACCGCCGCGCAGAAGACGCCCGGCATGTATTCCTCGTCGTCCAGGGAATGGCCGCAGGCGGCGATGCTGTCCAACTCGGCGCGGAACAGCGCGGGGTCGCACAGCGTCGCCGCCGCCATCCGGGGCAGCGGCAGGCAATCCAGCAGGCGCCGCCGCGGCAGTTCCGGCAGGAAGGCGAGGAACAGCTTGCCCATCGCCGTGCAGTGCAGCGGCACCCGCGAGCCGACGCCGAACTCCAACCGCAGCGGCCAGTTTTCCACCTCGACGCGGTCGAGATAGACGACGTCGCCGCCTTCCAGCACGCCGATGTTGCAGGTCTCCCCCAACTCCAGGCTGAGCGCCCGCAGCCGGGCGTGCGACGGCGCCTGGGCCAGGGAGCTGCGC is drawn from Azospirillum brasilense and contains these coding sequences:
- a CDS encoding IclR family transcriptional regulator, which translates into the protein MTRKIALGSAPLREPREPTTEDAADTNSGDRRPLADRVLALLDAVAGAGQPMAVKDIAEKLALPKPTAHRLIAMLEERGFLARPIDGRLVTVGPKLRTLALNTLRSSLAQAPSHARLRALSLELGETCNIGVLEGGDVVYLDRVEVENWPLRLEFGVGSRVPLHCTAMGKLFLAFLPELPRRRLLDCLPLPRMAAATLCDPALFRAELDSIAACGHSLDDEEYMPGVFCAAVPIRDGAGRMVAALAVQAPKVRLSRESVADRLPVLHRAASDMARALGIDAAPAEPALTP